One genomic region from Methanomassiliicoccaceae archaeon encodes:
- a CDS encoding RNA-binding domain-containing protein, translated as MISVRISCPVNPSESEELVLDAVMKIFPDAAMERTSKGFEGTAPGIERFAMLVRRQKILDAARAVLIKGLNGDSTLFRLNKQVATVGKVSFATKGAVLGTIDVRIDDDDDIELYIDAMLPRTIEGQEVRL; from the coding sequence ATGATTTCCGTCAGGATATCCTGCCCCGTTAATCCGAGCGAGTCCGAGGAACTGGTGCTGGACGCTGTGATGAAGATATTTCCGGACGCCGCAATGGAAAGGACGTCCAAGGGATTCGAGGGCACCGCGCCCGGCATCGAACGCTTCGCAATGCTGGTCCGTCGGCAGAAGATATTGGACGCCGCAAGAGCGGTGCTCATAAAAGGACTGAACGGCGACAGCACGTTGTTCCGTCTGAACAAGCAGGTGGCGACCGTCGGCAAAGTATCGTTTGCGACCAAAGGGGCAGTTCTGGGAACCATAGACGTGCGCATCGATGACGATGACGACATCGAGCTGTACATAGATGCGATGCTTCCCCGCACAATCGAAGGACAGGAGGTAAGATTATGA